DNA from Fusarium musae strain F31 chromosome 7, whole genome shotgun sequence:
TCAGCAGCGAATGGGAAGACCTCGACACATCCATCAAGTCCTTCGCCGACCTACCACATCGACTCTTCGGGGCGAACCAACACATGATCATCAACTATGAGCTAAAGGAAGCTTTGCGCCTTATGCTGCGGCAGTTCAACGCGCCGATAATGTACTGCTTTGCTTACGGCTCTGGTGTCTTTCCGCAGAGCCCTTCCAAGGCTAGTATTTCGGAAGCAGACTTTCGCGCTGTGCATCCGAATCCACCGGAGGCGTTGATCAAGTCGCAGAAGGGATCGCCGAAAGTGCTGGACTTTATCTTTGGTGTGTCGCATGTTGAGCATTGGCATTCGATAAACATGAAGCAACATCGGGATCATTACTCGGGACTTGCATCGCTAGGCTCAGGCGTGGTATCGCGAGTGCAGAACTGGGGTGCTGGTGTCTACTTTAACCCTTATGTCGAGGTCAACGGCATGCTCATCAAGTACGGCGTCACAAGTATCGATAACCTCGTTCGCGACCTTTCTTCATGGGATAGTCTATACCTCGCCGGTCGTCTTCAAAAACCCGTCAAGATTCTCCGCGACCATCCTCGCGTCCGACTCGCCAACCAACATAACCTCATCGCCGCAGTCCGAacagctcttctcctcctcccaccACAATTTACCGAAGCTGAACTCTACAGCACCATCGCTGGTCTAAGCTATCTAGGCGATCCACGAATGGCCCTCCCAACAGAGAACAAGAGCAAAGTCACAAACATCGttgacaacaacatcattcaCTTCCGTCGTCTCTACGCTCCTCTCGTCAAGACCCTTCCCAACGTGGACTTTACAGGTGCATGCCGCATCGACGACACAGACTGGATCATGAACCCCGAAGCCGGCAACACACTCCAACAAGACATGGATCCCAAACGTCGCGGTAACATGGTCAGACGACTCCCCCAAACCTTCCGCTCCCGTCTATACTTCCAGTACCAAAGACGTTTCGGCATCCCCCGCGGAGAGTTCAACGAGCTCATGAAAGCTTCAACGGACGAAGAAGGCGGCGCCGTTAAGAAGATGCAGGGCGGGGAGTTTGAGCGCCGCATCGCCACAGACGACGCCCAGAAACTCAACGAAACGGTGCGCATCGTTATCAAGCAAACGGTCAACTGGCCAAGTACCGTGCAAAGTATCAAGGGCTTATTGATGGGCGGATTCTCGAGAACGTGGCGCTATCTCGGGGAGAAGTATTCAAAGTACAAGAAGGACCAAGATAGTAAAAAGAGCAAAAAGGCGTGATCATTTCtgtatatttaaattaaagcatTACTTCACGTACCATGAATGAGAAGTACAAGGACAAAAAGCGAATTGGTATAGACGTAGCGAAGTAGCAAAAAAAGACTCTGGACATAGTTGTCCTTTTTTATGATTCATCATGGTTCTGTTTCTTTCAGCTCCAAGCCTACTTTCTGTTCCTCCCGAGGTTGTGGTTTTTAAACATACAAAATACGCATACAAAGAGAAAATTATactaagaaaagaaaaacagatgaagatgggtaACAAAATGAACAAGAGTGAAAAAAAGCTTCACCCCCAGGAACAAGCCCCATTACGCTCGCTATTCAATGCGCCGCCAAGATATGGCAGATATCTTGTGTTTTCTATCCATGCACGTGAAAATTATTCAACACTACCCACTACCGTCCTTCGTATTTACCGCTCACGAGCTTTCTCGAGATAGGTACGTCAACCCACTTGTGTTCTGTGCTGGCGGTGTCGTCTGCGAAGGGATCGTCTTCAGAGATATCCTTGCCTTTACCCTTGCCCTCATCGAGTCTGGAAATGGAGATACCGCTGCCGATGACTTGATCGCCTGTGGCTGTGAACTCCCAACGTGCTTCGATGTGGCCCGGCTTAGGCTCTGCGCCTTCTGCGCCTATGATGCGGCAGACGATCTTGTGAGGTTCCGTTGTGAGGGTGAGATCGCCGATGCGCCAGTACACGAGGTGCTTGTCCTTGAGGTGTGTTCCTACGGGCTTTGTCTGGGCACCACTGGATTTGCCTTCGTAGGTGGCGACGATGACAACGTTGTGTAGTGTTACGGGGGCGGTGAGCTTTGACGATGGGTTGAGCTGGTACTGAAGCAAGAGGCCGAGTTTGTCTCCTTGGGGCTTCCATGCGGGCTTCAGGGAGAGAGGAGCATGCTCGCCCAGTGTAGGGGTTTCGGAGTCCTCGGAAAATACTCGGTATGAGAATGCGGGCGCGTTCTGCGTGAGGTGAGATAGATCCAGGTTGAATTGGTCATTATGGTCAGGAGATGAGTTTTGCACAAAGATGCGGTTCGGCCCGATGCGCTCAAGGGCCGAAAAGTTGTTGATGCGAATAGTCTCATAGCCTGATATGTGTTAGTGAGTGTAACTATTGTGATTTTGGGGATTGCTTACTCTTTGCATCACCGGAATCACTGGGGTTATTGACGAATGCAATCTCACCAGTAATGGTTGCTGACTTGacgacaccatcttcaaATGTAGCATTGACACTCTCAATGATAGACGTGTTTAGTCCTGGAGCGGTCATATGCGCATGCTGAGGATGGTTCAGACCACCCAATGAGTTGCCCGACCTCACAGACTGTGTATCCGAAGTGCCAGCAATGCTAGCCTCGGATGCCAAGGCCGCAACTGCACTTCCCTTGGAAAGAGATTGTGCGAaggttggagatgttggcCTGGCGCCCAGGGACGAATCTGTACCGCTCTCAGGGAGGTTGGGCGGTGGCACATACATAGTATGGCGCACGTCACGACGTCCTCTCACTGTACCACTACGACGAGTTGCCGGTCCAAGCTTGAGACTGTTGGCGACACTAGAAAGAGCAGCCATCTTGGCTTCTGGATCTTCGTCCTCCACAGGCGTCTGCTGAAtgttgaccttgagaagctggtcaGGATCTTCGCCAGATTCCTTAGCTTCACGCTGAGCCTCGGAGATGGGGTCGTTCATTGGTGGTGGAACGGTAAATCCTTCAGCGTCCTTGGTTGCGAGTTGCGGCGCGGGGGACTGGTTCTCCTGCTTGTGCGATGGTGGAGGACCAGGGGGAGGCTGGACATCTGACAGATCGGGTTCATGGTTACCGTTGACTGTACCCCCGGTCGTTTGTGGGATCGGGCTGTCGAGCAGGTTTCCGTTGTGCGACACTCCGTTCGTGTTCTCATGCGAGGCATCGGGCCTGGGTGAGTCGGTCTCGTTATTGGGCAGCTTGGGCACATCGGGGGTTTCTGCTAGAGATGACAATCGGTGGTGCTCTGCGAGGTTGTTGGAGGAGCCTCGAGGGGAGACACCGCGGTCGCTTTGACTGTGACTGGTTCCCATGCGTCCAAAGCTAGGACCTAGCTTTCCAGGAGAGAGCTGGCCGAAACCGGCATGCATGCTCTGCCTCCTACGTCCACCGAACATGGTACCGAGGCGGCGCAATTTACCACCTTGAAGCTATTAGTGACCAGTAAACGAGAGTTGCCAATGGACCTACCTGGCTTTTCCTGTGGAACCGAGTTGTGTTCGCTGATATCATCGTCGCCAGCGTGGGAAGAGGCGGGAGCTGGAACAGGGGCAGGAGACGATGTATGAGCACTTTGAGCAGGCAAATTGGTGCTATCGGCTGTGCTGGGAGGCACTGGTGTCGAAGGAGCTGTGCCTGCAAAAGACGACTGCCGTG
Protein-coding regions in this window:
- a CDS encoding hypothetical protein (BUSCO:EOG09263B7X) encodes the protein MAPIGLRSSVTTRAISLRSSHLRQIPPTQYPRSYSNSSKPPSSSSSSSSSSNDSIASSASSAPSSKLNVFSSEWEDLDTSIKSFADLPHRLFGANQHMIINYELKEALRLMLRQFNAPIMYCFAYGSGVFPQSPSKASISEADFRAVHPNPPEALIKSQKGSPKVLDFIFGVSHVEHWHSINMKQHRDHYSGLASLGSGVVSRVQNWGAGVYFNPYVEVNGMLIKYGVTSIDNLVRDLSSWDSLYLAGRLQKPVKILRDHPRVRLANQHNLIAAVRTALLLLPPQFTEAELYSTIAGLSYLGDPRMALPTENKSKVTNIVDNNIIHFRRLYAPLVKTLPNVDFTGACRIDDTDWIMNPEAGNTLQQDMDPKRRGNMVRRLPQTFRSRLYFQYQRRFGIPRGEFNELMKASTDEEGGAVKKMQGGEFERRIATDDAQKLNETVRIVIKQTVNWPSTVQSIKGLLMGGFSRTWRYLGEKYSKYKKDQDSKKSKKA